The window AGATGGCCCGATTTGCAGCTCCAGCCAATTGGTTTAACATCCTTTTCCTGGGCTTTGGGGCTTCCGCCCTGTGTTTTGTAACCTGGAACTGGTCCGTGGGGGTTTTAGGTGCGGTAACCACCAGCGCCTATATTTACTTGGTGCCGGTGATTACCATGGTTACATCGGCTTGGGTGCTGCAGGAACCCATCACCGGCATGGCGCTTCTGGGAGCGGGACTTACCTTGTTGGGACTTTATCTGTCCCAGCGTAAAAGCGATGTCAAAGTAAAGGCGGAAAATAATGTAGCCTTTGACCGTTGACAGAGGCTGATGATTCTGGTAACATTTTTTAAAATATGATTTAAAACGATGACAGGGACTAGTAAGCGTTTACTGCTGGTTCAGAGAGCCGCCGGTTGGTGCGAAGGCGGTCGAAGGCAGGGCGATGAACTCCCCCTTGAGTTGCCGACCGAAGGAGTTAGCAGTAGGCTCGGACGGAATCTTCCACCGATAAAAGGAAGGGAATATCGGATTTTAAATCCCGTATTCTATTAAGGGAACGACTTGTGTCGTTACATTGAGTGGTACCGCGGAGGAACCCTTCGTCTCAATTTGAGGCGAAGGGTTTTTATATTTGTAAGGGGGTGGTGTTGGCATGGAAGCGGACCTTAGTGACCTTACCAGGCTAAACTTGAAAAGGGATTTTCATAATACCAAGGAGGAATTTAAAAATGCGCAAGCTCTATATATTCGATACCACCCTCAGGGATGGAGAACAGTCCCTGGGCATCACCTTAAACACCCATGAGAAGCTGGAAATCGCCAGACAATTGGTCCGGTTGGGTGTTGATGTGATTGAAGCGGGCTTTCCCGCCTCATCCCCCGGGGACATGAATTCGGTAAAAACCATTGCCCGGGAAATCAAGGGGGCTGTTATCTGCGGCCTTACCCGGGCGGTGGCCAAGGACATCGATGCTTGCGCCGAAGCCTTGCGGGATGCGGAGCAGCCCAGAATTCATACGGGCATTGCCGTATCCCCGGTGCATATGGAGAAAAAGCTGCGGCTCTCTCCCGAACAGGTGGTTGAAGCGGCCGTAGCTGCTGTAAAACATGCCAAAAAATACGTCAGTGATGTTGAATTTTACGCGGAAGACGCTTCCCGAAGCGAACCGGCCTTTTTGGCCAAAATTTTAGAAAAAGTCATTGAGGCGGGAGCAACGGTGGTTAACATTCCGGATACCGTGGGGTATGTTACTCCCTGGCAGTATGGGGAGTTGATTTCCTTTTTGACGAAGAACGTTAAGAACATTGACTCCGCCATCATCAGCACCCACTGCCACAATGATCTGGGCATGGCCACGGCCAACACCTTGGCCGCCGTAAAGGCGGGAGCAAGCCAGGTGGAAGGCACCATCAACGGAATCGGAGAAAGGGCCGGGAACACCGCCCTGGAGGAAGTGATGATGGCCGTTTACTCCCAGCCCAGTCTTTACGGAGTAGAGCTGGGGGTAAAAACCAAGGAGATTGCCGCAACCAGCAGACTGGTATCCGGCATTACCGGCGTACCGGTTCCCAGTCACAAAGCCATTGTTGGGGCCAACGCCTTTATGCACGCCTCAGGCATTCACCAGGACGGTGTTTTAAAAGAAAAAAGGACCTACGAAATTATTGATCCGGAAACAGTGGGTATATTGAGAAATAAAATTGTTTTAAGTGCCCGGTCCGGCAGGCATGCCCTCAAGCATCGTCTGGAGGAGTTGGGTTACAGCCCCGAACAATATGATGTGGAAACCGTTTATAAAGAGTTTTTGCAGTTGGCGGATCAGAAAAAAGAAGTTTTCGACGAGGACCTGCATGCCCTGATGGGATATACTGAAAAGGAGCGCAACAGCATCTCCATAAAAAATATCTCCGTAGCCACCAATGGGGCGGCTACGGCCACAGCCACGGTATCCTTAGCAATGAACGATCAGATTCTGACCGACGCAGCCTACGGCAACGGGCCGGTGGATGCCGTTTTTAAGGCCATCGAACGGATTACCGGAATTACCGTCAAACTGGAGGACTACAATTTAAGTTCCGTCAGCCGGGGCAGCGAAGCCCTGGGCAACGCCATTGTAAAGGTGCGTTACGGTGAATCCGGTTTGGTGATCGGCCGGGGGGTTAGCCCGGATGTGATTGAAGCAACGGCCAAGGCTTATGTCAATGCCTTATCGAAAATTAAAGCCATTGATTGATCCATGGCCGGATTTGGCATAGCGGAAGGATTTTACTAAATCCCTGCATGGTGGAGGGCCTGCAATGAAGCTTGAACGGTTGATTTCTATCCTGGTGATTTTGCTCAGGCGGCAGCGGGTACAGGCGAAGGAACTGGCGGAAATGTTTGAGGTTTCCGTCAGGACCATCCTTCGCGATGTGGAGGCCATAAACCTGGCCGGGATCCCTATTGTTACTTATCAGGGGGCAAAGGGAGGAATCGGCCTTGCGGAAGGCTATCGTCTGGACAAAAGTATTTTGACCTCCCATGAGATGGCCGCCATCATTACCATGCTCAAAGGGATTGGCATGTCGGTTCCCGATATTGGCCATGAAATTTTGCAGGAAAAGCTGAAAAATACCTTATCCCCGGCCCAGGCTAAATTTCTCGATGCCAAAACCAATCAACTTTTCATTGACTTATCTCCTTGGGGAGGAAATAGGACTCTGGCGGAAAAAGTCGGCATCCTGCGTAAAGCCATAGAAAACTTAACGGAAGTTGAGTTAAAATACACCGATTCATCCGGCGCAAAGACCTTGCGCCGGGTCCAACCCTATTCTCTCGTGCTCAAAGGGCAAAACTGGTACCTGTACGCCTGGTGCCTGCTGCGGGGGGAATTTCGCCTCTTCAAATTGTCAAGAATGAAGGAGATAAATATTTTAGAAACCCGGTTCCAGCCCCAGGAGGTATCGCTGCAGCCATTTCCCTGGGAGGAGGAATGGTCGAGCCCCGGGGGCATGGTTGAGTTGGAGCTGGTTTTTGACAAGGAAATGGAGGCGGTTGTGGAGGAGTGGTTTGCGGGGAATTTAGTTCAACTGGAAGATGGCAGGATCCGGATTGAAATTTCCCTGCCGGAGAATAACTGGCTCTATGGGTTTTTGCTCAGTTTCGGCACCGGTGTAGAGGTGATCCGGCCATCCAGGCTGAGGAAGATTCTGGCGGACCAGGCCCGGGGAATACTGAAAAAATATGTTTAGAAACATGACGGCCTGTTGTCATGTTTGGGGTAGTATAATGGGAGAAAAATGAAGGGAGTCAATGCCATGAACTACCCATGCGAACTGTCGGATCAACCGTCTCAGCCGGTGCTTTCCATCCGAACCAGAAGTGCGGTGGAAAATCTGCCCCAGGTGTTGGGCCAGGCTTATTTAACCGTTCTCCGGTATTTGGCTGAGATCGGGGAGCAGCCCGCAGGCCCGCCCTTTGCGGCCTATTACAATATGGACATGCAGGACCTGGATCTGGAAATTGGCTTTCCGGTGGCCAAAGCACTAACCGGGCGGAATGAAATTCAGCCTAGTGAAATCCCGGCCGGAAAGCAGGCCACCTGCCTCTATCAAGGACCTTACCGTCAGATAGAACCCGCCTATCAGGCACTGATGCAGTGGATCCAGGAGAAGGGTTTGCTGCCAACCGGTGCGGCCTATGAATTCTACCTCAATGATCCCCGGGAAACCCCGGAGAGTGAGCTTCTGACAAAGATTGCTTTTCCGCTGAAAGGTTAAAATAAATACACAGCAATGACCAAGGATTCCCGCAGAACGGCGGGAATCCTTGGTTTTTATGCTCTTTATGTAAAAATTAAAGGGATCGGGCAGCTTTACCGGACTGCTTATGATATAATATAAACTTGTTGATCTGCAAAAAATGATGAAAGAGGACATGCACAAATGATTAGTACAAATGGATTATCCCTTCGCTTTGGCAAGCGCTCCTTATTTGAGGATGTTAATATAAAATTTACTCCGGGCAACTGTTACGGTTTAATCGGCGCCAACGGCTCGGGCAAATCTACTTTTTTAAAGATTTTGGCCGGAGAAATTGAAGCCAGTGCGGGAGAAGTGGCGGTAACTCCGGGAGAGCGAATTACCGTCCTAAAGCAGGATCACTTTGAATTTGACCAACTGGAAGTACTTAAAGTGGTGATGATGGGACATGCCCGGCTTTATGAGATTATGGAAGAAAAAGATGCTCTTTATGCTAAGCCCGATTTCTCCGAAGCGGATGGCATGAGGGCTTCTGAACTTGAATGTGAGTTTGCCGAGTTAAACGGCTGGGAGGCGGAACCGGAGGCCGCCCGGCTGTTAAATGGCTTAGGCATCAAGGAAGAGCTTCACACCAAGAAGATGAAGGAATTAAGCGGCGGAGAGAAGGTTAAGGTTTTACTGGCCCGGGCTTTGTTTGGCAATCCCGATATTATGTTGTTGGATGAACCGACCAACCACCTGGATCTGGAGGCCATTCTCTGGCTGGAGGATTTCTTGTATCATTTTGAGAATACAGTGATTGTGGTTTCTCACGACCGCCACTTTTTAAATAAGGTATGTACCCATATTGCGGATATTGATTTTGGCAATATCCAATTGTATGTGGGTAACTATGACTTTTGGTATGAATCCAGCCAATTGGCCTTAAAAATGGCCAAGGAGGCCAATAAGAAGAAAGAAGAAAAAATTAAAGATCTACAGCGGTTTATTGAACGATTTAGTTCCAACGCCTCCAAAGCCAAACAAGCCACCTCCAGGAAAAGACAACTGGAAAAATTGACGCTGGAGGATATTAAACCTTCCTCCCGGAAGTATCCTTATATTGATTTCAAGCCGGACCGGGAGGCCGGGGACCAGTTGCTGAGCGTAGAAAACCTGACGGTTCACATGGATGGGGAAGCGGTGTTAAAGGATGTAAGCTTTACCCTGAATAAAGGGGACAAGATTGCTTTTGTCGGTCCCAACGGCCTGGCTAAAACCACCTTGTTTAAAGTATTAATGGGCGAACTGGTCCCGGATAGCGGGGAATTTAAGTGGGGCGTATCCACCTCCCAGGCCTATTTTCCCAAAGATAATTCCACCTATTTTGATGTGGATTTAAATCTGGTGGACTGGCTGCGGCAGTATTCTCCGGACCAGGAAGAATCCTTTGTCCGGGGTTTTCTGGGGCGCATGCTTTTTTCCGGCGAGGAGACCCAGAAGGGAGCCAAGGTGCTCTCCGGAGGGGAGAAGGTACGCTGCATGATTTCCCGGATGATGCTCAGTGGGGCCAACGTGCTTCTGCTGGACGAACCCACCAACCACCTGGATCTGGAATCCATTACCGCGTTGAACAACGGCCTGATGAATTTTACCGGGAATATTCTGTTTGTGTCCCAGGATCATCAGTTTATCCAGACCGTGGCCAACCGGATCATTGAAATCACGCCCGGCGGCCTGGTGGACCGGCAGATGAGCTATGACGATTATCTGTGCAGCGAAGAGGTTAAAAAGCAATTGGAAACGCTATATCAATAATCCCAGGAAACGGACCATTTTTGAGAAAATGAGGTGGCCGGATGAACATTCAGATATTCGGCACCAAAGGGTGCCAAAATACCCGCAAGGCAGAACGCTTCTTTAAAGAACGGGCCATCCCTTATCATTTTGTTGATTTGAAAGTTCGCGGTTTGAGCAAAGGCGAGCTGAACCGGGTTGGATCCGTACTGGGTCTGGAAAATCTGATGGACACGAACGGAAAAGAGTATGCCAAACGCAATCTCAAATATATTGTTCATGATACGGAAGAAATGCTGCTGGCTCATCCATTGCTGTTAAAAACCCCCATTGTCCGCAACGGTTCTCAAGCCACCCTTGGCTATTGTCCGGAAATCTGGCAGAAGTGGGTGTAACGACGGGTTTGCTGAAAGAGATCGTCCTATAATAAAAAGATTCCCACCTGATCAGGGCCGGGAATCTTTTTATTATTTTTTGAAAGTAAAAAATTTTCTATCCAAACGAACAGGACTTATTCAATCGGTAGGGAATTATTTAGAAAAATCTAGGAGGTGGTTTGCTCATGGAAGGTCCCAATAAATTAGAGCTGCTTCGAACCATGCTGCTGATTCGCAGGTTTGAAGAAAAATTGGAAGACTTGAGCAGGGAACCGGGAAAACTCCACGGCATGATGATCGTCTGCACCGGCCAGGAGGCGGTGGCGGCGGGAGTGAGCGCGGCTCTGGAGGCCCAGGATGTGATCATCAGCAATCACCGCAGTCACGGTCATTTAATTGCCAAAGGAGCGGAGCCGGACCTCATTATGGCCGAAATATTTGGCAAGACCACAGGCTATAACAAGGGGAAAAGCGGTACCCTGCATATCGCGGTTCCGGAAGTAAACGCCCTGTGCACCACCACGGTGGTGGGAGGCGGCATTCCCATTGCCGTAGGAACCGCTTTCGCCGCCCAATATGAGAACAAAGATTTTGTGACGGTTTGCTATTTCGGCAACGGGGCGGCGGATGAGGGAAGTTTTCACGAAGCGTTGAATTTAGCCGCCCTGTGGAATTTGCCGGTAATCTTTCTTTGTGAGAATAACCTGTACTCCGGGGCCCAGCGGCTGGAGGAGCACACCCGGATTAAAGATTTGGCGGAACGGGCCGGGGCCTATGGCATGGCTTCTGAGATTGTGGACGGCAATGATGTGATGGAGGTATACCAGGCTGCTTTACGGGCCAAAGAGAGATGTCTGGCGGGAGCGGGACCGGTCCTCATAGAATGCAAAACCTATCGCTGGGGCGGTCACAGCACCACCGATCATCAGGCTTATCAGCCCCGGGAGGAAATTGCGCAATGGAAGCTGCGGTGCCCGGTTAAACAGTTAAAAGAAGCACTGTTACAAGAGGGCGTTTTGACGGAAGCCGCCTGGGAGCAGATGGACGCTGAAGTGAAGCGGCAGGTTGATCAGTCGGTACAGTTTGCCGAGGAAAGTCCCTGGCCGGATGTTACCGAGGCCTTGGAAGATGTGTTTGCCTAGGTAAATAATCTTGGGAGGTTAAACTTATGCTACAAATAACCATGGGTGAAGCGGTAAAGCAAGCCTTGCAGGAAGAGATGCGCCGGGATGAGCAGGTTTTTGTGGCCGGAGAAGGAGTGGGTGTGGGGATTCACAGTAACCCTAAATTTCCCACCTTTGGTCTGCTGGAAGAGTTTGGTCACCGGCGGGTAAAGGATACACCGGTTTCCGAGGCGGCCATAGCCGGTTTGGCGGTAGGCGCCTCCGTAATGGGTTTGCGGCCGGTGGTGGAGATCATGTTTAATCCCTTCTTCACCATTGCTTCCGATCAAATTGTCAATCATGCAGCCAAGCTGCGTTATCTTTCCGGGGGAAAGAGCCAGTTTCCGCTGGTGGTGCGCATGAAGTCCGGAGCGGGGATCGGAGCCGGCTGCCAGCACTCCCATAATCTGGAGGCATGGCTGGCCCATTGTCCGGGTCTTAAGGTGGTTATGCCCGGGACCCCTGCGGATGCCAAAGGGCTGCTGAAGTCTGCCATCCGGGAGGATAACCCAGTCATCTTTATTGAAGATATGGTTTTATATTTTGTGCCGGGACCCGTGCCGGAGGAGGAATACACCATTCCCATTGGCCTGGCCGAGGTCAAGAAGCCGGGCCGGGATGTTACCCTGGTTACCTGGTCTAAGATGCTGGGCGTTGCTTTTAAAGCAGCCGGTCAATTGGAAAAGGAAGGGATCAGCGTAGAAATTGTGGACTTAAGGACACTGGTTCCCCTGGATGAAGAGACCATTTTAAAATCCGTGGCCAAAACCGGCTGCCTGGTGGTGTTACACGAAGCCACCCGAACCGGCGGGTTTGGTGCAGAGATCGCGGCTCTGGTGGCGGAAAAGGCCTTTATGCATCTTAAGGCGCCGGTAAAGAGGATTGCGCCTCCGGATATTCCGGTTCCTTACAGCAAGCCTTTGGAGCAGTTTTATATCCCCAATGAAAATACCGTTGTTGAGGTAATCAAGGACATGGTTTAATTTAGACGAAAACATTCAGGGCATCACAAACCAACCTTATTTTGGGCCGCCATAGGCCTGGATTAGGGGGAAATCCGAACAAGGGAGAAAGGACTCTCACCATCACTGGTGAGAGTCCTTGGCTATTCCCTGCAAAAATGTTTTTTCCGTGAGCAGTGGGCAAGGATCCCCTTGCCGCGGCAGAAGTGCACCAATCTATCATGAGACATAAGATGGTAATTTTTTAAAATAATAAAAGGATGATTCCTCCAATTACTTTTTAAAAGTAATTTCATGGATCCCGGTTTTTCCGAATACATTTTAGTCGATAGGTGATATAATCCCCAGTAACAGCCGGTTATTTTTTTAAGGAATTAAAAAAGTTTGGAGGAGAATCGCTATGTCCTATTTACTTAAGCCATTACAAGTGGGTACCCTGGCATTAACCAATCGTCTGGTGATGCCGCCCATGGCTACGGCCAAGGCTGAACCGGATGGGAAAGTGAGCCAGGAGATTCTGGACTACTATGCTGAAAAATCCGAGGGAGGATATATTTCACTCATCATCATTGAACATAGTTTTATAAAACCGGAGGGAAAAGCCAGTATAAAGCAACTTTCCGTTGCGGAGGATGGCATGGTTGAAGGGTTAAAGAAACTGGCCAAGGTGATTCACGGCAATGGCTCCAAGACTATGATGCAGCTTAACCATGCCGGAAGTGCTGCCCTTGAAGAGGTGATCGGAACCACTCCGGTAGCTCCCTCGGCAGTGGCCAATCCACGCAGGGGGGATAGGCCTCGTGAACTCACCCGGCAGGAAATTGCAGAGATTATTGAAGCCTTTCAAAATGCCGCCCGGCGTGCCAAAGAAACCGGGTTTGACGGGGTTGAAATCCACTCCGCCCATGGTTATCTGCTGAACCAATTTTTATCCCCGCTGACCAATCGGCGTTCGGATGAGTATGGCGGGGATATTCATAACCGCATCCGTATTCACCTGCAAGTGATTGAAGCCGTGCGGGCGGCGGTGGGGGAAGATTTTCCCCTTTTGCTGAGGTTAGGGGCTTCGGATTTTATGGCCGGTGGGACCACCCTTGAAGACAGCCAGATTGCTGCCAAAGAATTTGCCAAGGCGGGGATCACCATACTGGATATTTCCGGCGGTTTCTCCGGCTATAATGTGCCGGGACTTACGGGGCAAGGTTATTTTGCACCATTGACAGAAGCCATTAAAAAGGTGGTGCCCATTCCGGTCATTCTTACGGGTGGTATTACCGAGGTTCGGGTTGCCGAGCGGTTACTGGCCGAAGGAAAGGCCGATTTGATTGGTGCGGGCAGGGCCATACTGAACGATTCCCAATGGGCCAAAGGTGCGGTAGAAAGTCTTCGTTAAAGGCAGTGCCCGGTGAAAGATAAAAGACCCCTTGAGCAGACTGGAAAAGCAATTTCTTCCAAAGAGATACTTGAGATACGTCAAAAAGAAACAATGATAGACTTTTTTAGGGATTATTTTTATAATATTAAAAGGATTATCAGTAAAGGTAAAGTTTACCACATGGGATCCGGTGGTTTTGGGGCTAGCGAAGGGGAAATGGGTATTTGCAGGACATTAGAAGGACACTTATTTTAGTGTTAAGCAGAAAGAAAAGCTGCTGCCAATTGGTAGCAGCTATGTTTTTAATATGATAAAGGTTCTGTACATATTTAAACTTATAAAATCCCTACGTATGGGCTGTTTGCCCTGGGAGGGAAGGTATGAATGTAAACGTACTAATTGTTGATGGTGAACGGCAAATCCAAACTCTTTTTAAAAGGATTCTGGGAAGTCAGGTATACCGGGTTACCGCGGTAGATGATGCCAAGTCCGCCTACCTAAAATTAGCGCAAAAAAATTTTAAGGTGGCCATGATAAATTTTAAGCTGCGGGATACTACAGGATTGGATTTACTCCAGTATATCAAAAATGTTCAGCCAGAATGCCGTTGTATCATTATGACCGGTTATGGCTCGATTGAAACGGCAATACGGGCCATTCAATTGGGGGCTTACGATTATCTGGAGAAGCCCTTTGAGTCGCTGGAAAAGGTGCGGAGGATCGTTCAAAGCGTTGGTGATTTCGGAGAGAAAGAGTCAAATCATACCGAGTTTGAAAGCATACGGAGTTGTGCGGATACCGTGGGCATGGTGATTGGCAACAGCAAAGAGATGCGAAAAGTAATCACCACGGCCTATAAAATCGCCAATAAAAAAGTAAATGTATTGATTTCCGGTGAAACAGGGACTGGAAAAGATGTGCTGGCCAGATTTATTCATGCCGCCAGCGACAGGAAAAACAATCTTTTTGTGCCCATAAACTGCGGCGCCCTGCATGAAAGTCTGCTGGAAAGTGAATTGTTTGGTCATGAAAAGGGAGCTTTTACCGGGTCCAACGGAACCCGAAAAGGTATCTTTGAATTAGCCAATAAGGGAACACTCTTTTTAGATGAATTGTCTGAAGCCAGCCAGGCCATCCAGGTAAAGTTGCTTAGAGTACTAGAAACCGGTGAATTTTTGCGTTTGGGTGGTGAAAAACCCATCAAGACCGACGTAAGAATTATTACTGCCACCAATGCCAACATCGAGAACCTGGTAAGAAGCCGTAAATTTAGAAAGGATCTATATTATCGTTTAAATGTGGTACGGTTGGATTTAATCCCGCTGAGACAAAGAAGCGAGGATATTATCGAATTCGTCAAGCATTTTGCCGAAAAAGTTGCCGCTAACTATAATCATCCCACCCCCCCTCTTTTTACCGAACTGGCTTTACATGTACTACAATGTTATCCCTGGTATGGCAATGTTCGGGAGCTATACAGCATTATTCAAAAAATTGTTTTAAAAGATGTCTCCGGGGTCATTGACATTAAACATTTACCAAAAGACATTATTAATAGCTTTAGCAGGCAGAATGGCCAGAATCAAAGTAATTTTTCACCACAAAAATTTAAAATTCAAAGGCTAAAGGGTATCATTCATAGTTTAAATGGGTTGAACAACCCCCAACTGGAAGGCAAATCCTCCTTTCATCCCAGACTGCTGCAGGATGTGGAAAAAGAATACATTGAAAGAACCATAGAATATTATAACGGCAATGTTACTTTAGCCGCCAGGGCCCTGGGGATCAGCAGAGCAACATTATATCGCAAAATTAAACAATAAATGTATTGTTTTGAGAAATAAAACTATTTATATGTCGAAAATTGCCTTTTGAAAATAAAGCTATAATAGCTTTATTTTTTTATTTATAGCCGAATTCAAGCATCTCCGGCCTTTTATAAAGCTTTTTTTTAATTCTTAAAGGTTTGGCATTTATTTTGCTGTTAGAAACAATGGATTTGAACTGAATGGGGTGAGATAAATGCATAACCATGAAAGGGTGCAGAGGGAATTGGCTCAGGAGTACATACCCATGATCAAAGATTCGCTTACCGTTATCATCAGTAATTTGCAACTTTTGTCCGAGGAAAAGCCGGACCATCCCGCAATCAACCGGTATCTGGAACTGATTGATGAAGCCAGAAAGATTAACAGGGCTATTGATGTACTCTTCTCTTTAAGGCCTGGGATGAAGTAAAGGAAAATCAACCTTTGCGGATAAGGCCGTGATGATTGACGGTCATTTGAAGGGGGTGAAAAAGCTGTGTTGGTCAGGTCTTTATAAGAAAGGAGGTATTAACAAATGTCCACGAACCAGGTGATCGTCTTTGAGTTGGGGGATATACGTTATTGTGTTGATATTCTGAAAACGCAGGAAATCATGCGTATGGTGGAAGTAACCCCGGTCAATGAGGAGAATGACAAGGCCAAGGGAATTATTAATCTGCGCAACGAATTGATTCCAATTATCAACACCGCTCATCTGCTGAGATTGTCTGAACAGGCGGAAAGTAATGAAACCCGGATTATTGTAGTAGAGTCGAATAAAAAAAAGGTAGGTTTAATTGTCGACCGGGTTTTGGAAGTAGGTACATATACCCTGGAGGAAATGGAAGAAATGAAGGCCGTTGCTTCCGCGGATACCTCTTTTATCAGGGGAATTATTAAGAAAAAAGAACACTTGTGGTTAATGTTAAATCTAGACCAAATAGCATAAATATTCGGGGGTGCAAAATTGCTTAAAAATACAAACTTCATGATGAACAAAACCCTGCGCTCTAAATTTATTTGGGGTATTGGATTGGTGTTGCTGCTAATTATCGGAACCTCTTTATTTTTAATCGCAACCATTAAAAGGAGCGATAACAGCTATACGGAGCTTATTGAGAAAAAAGCCTTTGCTTATGCCAAGACCGAATCGTTAATGAGTAATTTCAACCGTTCTGCAGCCAGTGTGCGGGCTTATATGCTGTTTGGAGAAGAGGACGAAATTAAAACCATCCAAGAATCAATGGCCCGGACAAAGGAAGAATTAGAAGCAATTCTTCCTTTATTAACAACGGATGAAGGAAGACAGATGCATCAAGCGGTTGTAAAAGATCTGGAAGAGTACGAAATTTTTACGGAACAGATGATTTCATTGATCCAGACCCGGGAGGCGGCCCAGGGAGAGGAACGAACGGCGGCTGAAGAACAAGTGCTAAAATATTTTTCAGACAATAGAGGGTATGTCAGCAAACTAAATACGGATGGAATGAAATTGTCCGAACGTCAATTAAATAATTTAGTCAATGGTAGTAAAGAGACTTCAGTGGCTGCCCAGAGAAGCATTATGATTGCCACCATCATTGTTATCATAACTGTCCTGGTTAGTTTTATCATTGCCGTGGTAATCTTTAAAAATCTCAAAGAAATTGCGGCGCAAATACAGGAAAAATCCCGCAATGTGGATACTTTGACCACCGAGTTATCCGCCAACTCGGAAAATGTTGCGGCCGGAGCAACCGAATCGGCTTCCACCACCAACGAAGTGGCCGCCTCCATGGAAGAGGTAAATGTCAATG is drawn from Desulforamulus ruminis DSM 2154 and contains these coding sequences:
- a CDS encoding NADH:flavin oxidoreductase, which produces MSYLLKPLQVGTLALTNRLVMPPMATAKAEPDGKVSQEILDYYAEKSEGGYISLIIIEHSFIKPEGKASIKQLSVAEDGMVEGLKKLAKVIHGNGSKTMMQLNHAGSAALEEVIGTTPVAPSAVANPRRGDRPRELTRQEIAEIIEAFQNAARRAKETGFDGVEIHSAHGYLLNQFLSPLTNRRSDEYGGDIHNRIRIHLQVIEAVRAAVGEDFPLLLRLGASDFMAGGTTLEDSQIAAKEFAKAGITILDISGGFSGYNVPGLTGQGYFAPLTEAIKKVVPIPVILTGGITEVRVAERLLAEGKADLIGAGRAILNDSQWAKGAVESLR
- a CDS encoding sigma-54-dependent transcriptional regulator, with translation MNVNVLIVDGERQIQTLFKRILGSQVYRVTAVDDAKSAYLKLAQKNFKVAMINFKLRDTTGLDLLQYIKNVQPECRCIIMTGYGSIETAIRAIQLGAYDYLEKPFESLEKVRRIVQSVGDFGEKESNHTEFESIRSCADTVGMVIGNSKEMRKVITTAYKIANKKVNVLISGETGTGKDVLARFIHAASDRKNNLFVPINCGALHESLLESELFGHEKGAFTGSNGTRKGIFELANKGTLFLDELSEASQAIQVKLLRVLETGEFLRLGGEKPIKTDVRIITATNANIENLVRSRKFRKDLYYRLNVVRLDLIPLRQRSEDIIEFVKHFAEKVAANYNHPTPPLFTELALHVLQCYPWYGNVRELYSIIQKIVLKDVSGVIDIKHLPKDIINSFSRQNGQNQSNFSPQKFKIQRLKGIIHSLNGLNNPQLEGKSSFHPRLLQDVEKEYIERTIEYYNGNVTLAARALGISRATLYRKIKQ
- a CDS encoding chemotaxis protein CheW; translation: MSTNQVIVFELGDIRYCVDILKTQEIMRMVEVTPVNEENDKAKGIINLRNELIPIINTAHLLRLSEQAESNETRIIVVESNKKKVGLIVDRVLEVGTYTLEEMEEMKAVASADTSFIRGIIKKKEHLWLMLNLDQIA
- a CDS encoding HAMP domain-containing methyl-accepting chemotaxis protein; this translates as MLKNTNFMMNKTLRSKFIWGIGLVLLLIIGTSLFLIATIKRSDNSYTELIEKKAFAYAKTESLMSNFNRSAASVRAYMLFGEEDEIKTIQESMARTKEELEAILPLLTTDEGRQMHQAVVKDLEEYEIFTEQMISLIQTREAAQGEERTAAEEQVLKYFSDNRGYVSKLNTDGMKLSERQLNNLVNGSKETSVAAQRSIMIATIIVIITVLVSFIIAVVIFKNLKEIAAQIQEKSRNVDTLTTELSANSENVAAGATESASTTNEVAASMEEVNVNAQNISNKVELVNHNIQRISETSVQTSGYAKEGDKGLRDIFEQMQAIQHSAAGSEKVVRGLGEDAGRINQIIELITKIADQTNLLALNAAIEAARAGEHGRGFAVVAEEVRKLAEQSAEATKDIYGLITTIQSKSQEAVQSMVLSVNQVEKGARVLEEVKDKFGKITLAVDGLEGDILSAAGAAKDMTDSVQGVISAVEEVSSAVQNVAAAVEEQTASTEEISSATQTLAGLVAELDAIAVKL